A window from Camelus dromedarius isolate mCamDro1 chromosome 9, mCamDro1.pat, whole genome shotgun sequence encodes these proteins:
- the ZNF644 gene encoding zinc finger protein 644 isoform X4, translated as MLIRQNLALDCKQKKSRSRSGSKKKMLSLPHGADEVYILRCRFCGLVFRGPLSVQEDWIKHLQRHIVNANLPRTGAGMVEVTSLLKKPASITETSFSLLMAEAAS; from the exons cCTTAGATTGTAAGCAGAAGAAATCAAGGTCAAGATCCGGAAGCAAGAAGAAAATGCTGTCATTACCTCATGGTGCTGACGAGGTTTACATTCTCCGATGCAG GTTTTGTGGCCTAGTCTTTCGTGGACCATTGTCTGTTCAGGAAGACTGGATTAAGCACTTACAACGACACATTGTAAACGCTAATCTTCCACGGACTGGAGCTGGCATGGTGGAGGTCACGTCACTACTCAAAAAGCCTGCCTCCATTACAGaaacttcattttctcttctaatGGCAGAAGCAGCTTCATAG